In Paenibacillus xylanilyticus, the genomic window CCATAACAGCTGCCGTTAAGGCTGGCAAGGAGATGCGCAGCATGCCTGCTCACCGGCGTGCAGACATCCTGTACAAGCTCTCCGCCCTGCTGGAAGAGCGGAAGGAAGAGGCAGCACGAGTGATTGCGCTGGAAGCGGCCAAACCAATCACGGCTGCGCTTGCGGAAGTGGATCGTACGGTGGAAACGTACCGTTTTGCCGCAGAAGAAGCGAAGCGGCTCACAGGGGAGACCGTTCCCCTGGATGCAGCCAAGGGCGGCGAAGGGCGCATCGGATATACCATGCGACAGCCTCTGGGTGTCATCGGGGCAATTACGCCGTTTAATTTTCCGATGAATTTGGTGGCACACAAGGTTGGACCTGCACTTGCAGCAGGTAATACCATTGTTCTGAAACCAGCTGAGCAGACACCGTTGTCTGCCTACTATATTGCGAACCTGCTTCAGGAAGCCGGGTTGCCGGATGGTGCATTAAACGTGGTAAGCGGGGAAGGCAAAACGATTGGTGATGTGCTCGTATCCGATCCGCGCGTAGCCCATATTACATTTACGGGCAGCCCAGCGGTAGGTACTAGCATTCGCAGTCAGGCAGGATTGAAACGGGTAACGCTGGAACTTGGATCAAATGCAGCTGTCATTGTGGATCAGGATGCAGATCTGGACAAAGTCGTGCCAAGATGTGTGACAGGTGCTTTTACGTATCAGGGTCAGGTATGCATTTCATTGCAGCGCATTTACGTACACAGTGCTATCGCAGACGAATTCATACGCCGCTTCGCGGAAGCCGCGAAGCAAGTCGTGACAGGAGATCCGCTGAACCCGGATACGGTTGTTTCGGCACTCATTACAGCCAAAGACGTCCAGCGGACACTGGAATGGATCGAAGAGGCAAAACAGGCAGGAGCTACGGTCGCCGCAGGAGGAGAGGCCGAAGGGGGCGTGCTGCGTCCAACCGTACTCGTTAACGTGCCGCGTGATGCCAAGGTGTCGTGCCAGGAAGTTTTTGCACCGATTGTTGTTATTAATACGGTGAATTCGGTCCAAGAAGGCATTGATCACGTGAATGATTCCATCTATGGGCTTCAGGCGGGTATTTTCACGAACAATATCCATACTGCACTGCATGCAGCTGATCATATCGAGGCTGGAGGAGTCATGATTAACGACATTCCTACGTTCCGGGTGGATCACATGCCATACGGTGGTGTGAAGCAGAGCGGTATGGGACGTGAAGGTGTCAAATACGCCGTTGAAGAAATGACAGAACTCAAATTTGTCATGTTCAATAAAAATTAAGGATGCTTGCAAACAGGCTGTTTTGCCCTGTCTAACATGAAGTAATAATAAGGTCCTGCACCCAATGTAGTTGGTGCGGGACTTTTTCTTATATCAATCCATAGGAAATCGTGAAAACACTTTCGATTTCCCTTCTGACCCCCGGTTCACATCCCATCAGGCGGGTATAAATATTTTACATACCGCAAAACAATCGATTAATTGTTGTTCCAATCTTGTACCTAACGTAATCAACATAAAAAGCAGTATGAATAAGCCTGAATCATCATGCAGTGTAGACAGGAGGTGTTGCGAATGGCATATACCATGGCGGACGTATCCGGCATGTCCGGTATCAGTCTGATTGAATTGAGCCAATATGTGAAATCAGGTTGGCTAACACCTGCATTTGCAGGTAGAGACCAAAATGAAGTTTATTATGAGAAACCGGAGCTGTTGAAGCTCCAGCAGATTTTGTTCTGTAAGGAGCTGGGAGTGGAGCAGGAAGAGATCGGCTCCATGCTGCAGGAAGATCATCGTGATATCATTCATATGATGCAGCAGCAGCGCATTCAGCTGCTTGAGAAAGCATTGCATTTGCATGGCTTGATCCAGACTCTGGACAAAACCATTTCCCATTTGCAGGGAGAATATGAGCTTGAGGTTCGTGAGTTGTATCAAGGTTTTGTCAAAAAAGGGCATCACAATATGCTGCCTGATTCAACGGAGGCACCGAACCATGAACCGGTCATAACGAATAACTGGCATCCAGCACAATCTGAACCAGCCATATCTTATGACGGGGAACTCAAAACCAAAGAAGATTACCTGGATTCCCAGGAAAAAATAGACCGAATCAACCGGGACCTGCAGCGGGCGATCGAAGATGGCCTTACACCTGAATCCCCGGAAGTTCAGCACATCATTGGCAGACATCTCGAATGGGTCAAGGATTACTACACGCCTACTGCGGAAATCTATCGTGATTTGGGCAATCTGTATGTGGAGCATCAAAATTTCCGCCAAATGTACGACGGTTATCATCCGAAGCTGGCTGAATTTTTGCGAGACGGCATGATGATCAAAGCGGAACAGGAATTGGCCTAGATGCATAGAGTAACCATGGGCGAGCAGAACATGGATGTAAAGGCATAAACCAAAAAGCACAGACCACTAATGGTCTGTGCTTTTTGGCTATCTTCAGTACGTATTGCTGTAACGACCTGCTTATTATAGGTACAATGACCTTCGGCAGAACCGTGATTACAGCTGCTCTGTGAGCAGTTTGACGGCCTGTTCCAGGAAAATACGATCTTCGTCGTCAAAACGGTTTTTGATCGGGCTGTCGATATCGAGCACCCCGTATAATTCGCCGTCTTTGATAATGGGCACGACAATCTCACTGTTCGATGCGGCATCGCAGGCGATATGACCTGGAAAAGCATGAACATCGTCAACAACGAGTGTACGTCGTTCCGCCGCAGATGTGCCGCATACCCCGCGTCCGAGCGGAATACGGATGCAGGCAGGCAGCCCTTGGAATGGACCAAGAACAAGTTCTTTGCCATCATACAGGTAGAATCCGACCCAATTGGTATCGGTTAAAAATACATTGAGCAGCGCCGCAGCGTTTGCCAGATTGGCAATGGCGCTTGGTTCATCGCGGATCAGAGCACTTAACTGTCCCAGGACGGCGGTGTGCTGCTCGCTTCGTGTTCCTTCATAGGAAACAGCTTGAAACATGGTGAATCACCCTCCCGAGCAAAGATGGTACTTATTTTCAAGATAGTGCAGTGCTTGCCTTTAGTCAAGCGGAGGATTTCGGTAGAATGTTGATTAAGAAGGGAAAACCCCTGTAAATTCATCCTGTTTCTCAGCTTCTCGCACGGGGTAATTACTTAGCAATCACGGAGGGCTATAACCCTGGAAGGAGTTTGGATTATGCACGCAGAGGTACAGAATCTTTTTGTACGGATTCATCTTCTATATTTGGCCCAAAATCAGGATTTGACCGTTGGTGACGCACTGCCCCTTTTGGAGGAGCGCGGCTATCGTGTTGGCGAGCGGGAGATCAAGCAGGAGCTTGAACATCTCACGCAGGAGAACTTCCTGACCGCCCATGGCGACCAGTGGAGCCTGACCGGGACAGGCATTGAAGAGTATAAGGAAATTACGGCAGTGCTTGGCCGGGTCAGCGATGAGCTGCTGGGAGCAGATAAGAAGGCTTCAACCGCCTGAAGATGAAACTCTGGCAGGACAAGTTGTTACGGGACAGCTCGATTGAATCATACGTACAACAAGACCGGGACCCTTGCGGCCCGGTTTTTTTGATATCAAAACCGATGACTGAACTGTTGCCAATCGGCGCAGGTTATGTTTAGATGACTATTGAATCTTATGGTCTGCAGAGATGGATCGGATCGGAGTGTCTTTTCATGTATAAATCCAAAGGGAGAATTCCCGAACTCGAGACAGCACGACTTCGTCTGCGCAAAATGCGCCGCCGGGATGCGGCTCAGATGTTCGCATACTGGTCAGACCGGGAGGTGACCCGCTATATGAATCTGGCGCCGATGATCGGGACAAGTGAAGCTGCGGATATGATTGGGTTGCTTAATCATATGGCAGGGGAAGAGGAGGCGATTCGCTGGGGCATCGAGCTGAAGGAGACTGGCCGTCTTATCGGAAGCTGTGGATACAATACATGGCAGCTTGAAGGCGCATTCCGCGGAGAGATTGGTTACGAGCTGGGTCGTGACTACTGGCGGCATGGATATATGACCGAAGTGTTCTCGGTGATGCTGCCTTTCGGGTATGAGACCATGGGGCTTAACCGGATAGAAGCATTGGTCGACCCACGAAATGCCGCTTCCGGAGAGTTTCTAATCAACCAAGGCTTCACGCGTGAAGGTCTGCTTCGCCAGGTACAGCATACGTCAACAGGATTTAAGGATATGGTGATGTACTCCCTGCTGTACGATGAGTGGCTGCGCAAGCACCGTAAATAAACAGAGAACAAAGAGAGAAGGGTTTGTGTGAATACAACCGGAGGTTTGAAACGCAGTTTCATCTTGGCGGGATTGTTGCTGGCCACCTTTTTGTCAGCGATCGAAGGAACGGTCATTGGTCCGGCGGGGCCAACGATTGTCAGTGAGCTGGGAAGTGTGCAGCTGCTTAGCTGGATCTTTACCGCATATCTGCTCACGATGGCTGTCAGCACGCCGATTTTTGGCAAGTTCAGTGATCTTTACGGCCGAAAGCCCGTCTTCCTGATTGGCTGTGCATTGTTTTTGCTCGGTTCATTGCTATGCTGCTTCTCACAGAATATGGAGCAGCTGATTATTTTCCGTGCCATTCAGGGGATTGGAGCAGGAGCGGTTGTGCCTGTTACGTTTACGATTATTGGAGACATTTACCGAATTGAAGAACGAGGCAAAATTCAGGGCTGGATCAGCTCGGTGTGGGGCATATCTTCCCTGGCAGGGCCGCTGCTTGGCGGTTACTTTGTCGATAATCTCGGTTGGCAGTGGATTTTTGGATTCAACGTGCCATTTGGCCTGCTTGCCATGTGGTTCGTATTTCGTTATTTGAAGGAAGACATCTCACCTCGTACCGCCAAAATCGACTACGTCGGTGCGCTGACCTTCACGGTGGGCATAACGGCATTACTCTTTGTGTTGTCAGCAGGCGGGCAGTATTATGCCTGGAGCTCTCCACTCATTTTGGGACTGAGTGCAGTTGCTGTTGTATTCATGATCTTATTCTTCGTCGTTGAGAAAAGAGCCCAGGCGCCGATGGTTCCACTGCATCTGTTCCGTATACGGGACATCCGTGTTGCCAATATTGCGGGACTGCTCACCAGCACGTTGATGATCGGCCTGACCAGTTATTTGCCGTTATGGGTACAGGGCGTTCGCGGAGGCAACGCGACTGAATCCGGACTGCTGCTCGCGCCGATGTCTGTAGGTTGGTTAATCGGTAGCGTTTTGGCAGGTCGTCTGTTGATGAAAATTGGGTCACGTCTGACTGCACTCATTGGATTGACCGGAATCGCGATCGGCTCGGGAGGGCTGTTCCTGGTTGGGGGAACATCCCCGCAGGCCGTGCTGTTTATTTTGACCTTTATTTATGGACTTGGCTTTGGATTTGCGTTTACGATATTCACCATCATTGCACAGTCCTCTGTGGGATATCAGGAACGCGGATCTTCAACGGCACTGCATACGTTCATGCGTACTCTGGGGCAAACGATTGGCGCAGCCGTATTTGGCACATGGTTGAATTACCGGATATCGAAATTATCCAGTGAACAGCACCTGGCCGATGCCGGCATTTCCGAACGGGATCTGAATGAGCTTCTCGCACCGCATACAGATGCTGCCTTTTCGGATGACAAATGGGCATTGCTTAGGAATGTGTTGGAAGGCAGTTTGCATTCCCTGTTTGTCATCATGTTCGTCATTGCGATCGTATCCTGGTTAACTACATTGGCATTACGCAAACGTTTAATCGTACCGGAAGAGGCAGAGGCAGGGGCTGAAATGCCAAAACAGGCCAAGGTTGCCGGGAAGTGATTGTCGAACCCATATGGTACATAAAACCGATACTTTGTTGATTAGCACAAATAAGATAAAGCATTGATTTTCACAAGAAGGCAGCTGTGATCAGCTGCTTTTTTTGTTGGTTCTAAATGGGAATTTGATATAATTTACAGTAGGTTTTTAATTTTGCGCCGTACCGGATGGAGTTATCTGATATGAATGGGGCTGAGGTGTATTGAATAAGCCAAGGACTGAACCTCATTGGTTCGTGCCATTTTCCATCATGCCTCTTTCCCTATTCGTCGATCGTGCGCTTGCTTCAATGAAAATGAAGCGATCGGGAATAAGGTTGATTTATGTAATTGTAGCTTATTTACTGTTGGGGACGGGATGTGGTCTGCTATTCGCAATTTTCGTACTCCGGATGGATGCTTTTCGGCATACAGGGCCATATGTATATGTACTGATCGTTACGTTTGTTTATTTGTTTTGGCAATGTATATTCGAATGGACCGGTAAGTTAAGAAAGCGCAGAGCATAATAATTTAAGAAAATGTGTTAAAATGTGGATATACTACGAGTGAAGGAGGCGGAATGTTGTTTCCCAATAACCTGAATTCGGTCCAAGAAGATGAAGCCAAGCACAAGTACGAAGAGACACTCAGGGAGATCGAGGGGCATAGTGAGTCTGGCATGTCCAGATACGTGGTGAATTTGCTTATTGCAGGAGGCCTTGTTATCGTTGTTCTCGCCGTATTGATATGGATAAGATAGGGTTGATTCCACAGCATTAACCGGTTACGCCGCAGAAGGGCGAAACCGGTTCTTTTATTTTTCACTATTCATCCGGGCTATTTCTTCAACCATTAGCGGATAGACGATCTGCGCCTAGCGCAAGCCTTTCCAACAACTCAGACAGCAATGTCTTGTCACTCTCGCTCAGACCACTGACTGCACGATCGATCTTGTGTGCATAACCTGGATAGATATCATCCATGGTCCGGTGACCTTCCTCTGTCAGTTCCACAAATATAATCCGTCTGTCCTGCGGACAGTGTTTGCGAAGTAAGAGTCCTTTTTGCTCCAGCTTATCAATGACATAGGTTACGTTCCCGCTCTGCAGCAGAAGTTGTGCGCCTACCTGTTGAATTGGCTGTGCTCCTTTCATATACAGCACTTCCAGCACCCCGTATGCCGTAGGGTTGAAGCCGTGCACTTTGCTACCGGATACAGCGTGTTCATTCACGCTCTTGAATGTTTTGGCCAAGGTGCGGTACAGATGAAGTGAACGTTCGGTTCCGATTTCTTGTAATTCCAGCATGCTGATCCCGCCTTTTCAGTTTAGTGATATAAGTTGAAATAATATGGTTACGATCTACCACTACGATGACAGAACAACCCTCCAATTACTGTTATCCCAGATTTTTTTGAATTTTTTTCAAAGATAAAATCCGGTGACAAAGGTAAACGCGTTGCTTTTCCAGTTTTGTTCTGTCCTCTTCGTTACGATTAACATGTAAACGATATATTCAACTTATATAGGGTTGAGTGGGTTACATTTGACGATTCAGATTGTCGCCATGTCCCTATTGTAAGCTTCTGTTTCTACGAAAAACATGCGATATGTCACAAGATCTGCATTTTTAGCATTTAAAATTTAAGCATTCGTCCTTCTCCAAGGCAGCGTTAACATAGAAAAAGTTCATCCTTCGGATGTTGGCTCTTCTCCGTCTCCGGAAGGAGGTTGGAATAAGTTCCAATTTATATAATTAGATCCATATCAACATTCGGCAAGTGGAGGAGAAGCGAAAATGGAAATGACAATGAAGGGACAACGCGGACTGAAGCATAACCGTCCGTTTGTAACACTGATGGTGGCACAGGCCATCTCCAATCTGGGCGATTGGCTGCACTTGTTGGCAATCTTGACGTTAGTGGGAATACGTTGGAATGCTACGCCGTGGGAAATTACATTTACTACACTTTGTGCGGCATTGCCTGTGCTGATCACAGGGCCGTTTGCAGGTGCGCTGGCGGACCGGATGAATCGGAAATGGTTGATGATCGCGGCGGACGGTGCACGAGTCGTGATTGTTGCCGGGTTCATATTTGCCGACCAGATCTGGCATGTATACATATTGCTTATTCTCAAATCGTTATTCGACGTCGTATTCTCACCTGCCAAGAACAGGAAGTTGAAGGAATTTGTGCCGCATGGGCAGCTGGCTCAAGCCGTTTCCATCAGCTCGGTGATCGAACAGATGTCCAAAATTATAGGTCCTGCGCTGGGTGGATTGCTGGTCGCAGCCTTTGGTATTACCTGGTGTTTTGTTCTGGATTCCGCTTCATTTCTCATCTCGGGTATTATTTTGCTGTGGATTCCGGGTAAGCGGGTGATCCAATCTGCAAGACCGTCCGTACAAGAAAGTAAGGGAGAAGAAATAAGAGGCTTTTCATCCCGAGAGAAAGGTGCCTTCTTGAGGGATACGCTGGAAGGCGTTCGTATGCTTGCTTCACTTCCACAGGTAGGGTCTTCTCTTATTTTGCTGGCATCCGCTATTCTATTCCTGCAATTTGCTGATTCCCAGACCGTTGTCCTGTTCAGACAGCTGCCCGGAATTTCGAGCGATCTGTTGGGGTGGTGCGTTGGTGCAAGTGGGGTTGGTACGTTAATAGCAGCCATGAGTGTGAGGAAGTGGAAAAGGGCAGGACATGTGCTGAAGATGGGGCTAGGGACATCGATAACGGGGCTTGTCATTGGTGCAGCAGGAGTTGTTGTCGGTGTATGGCCGCATGCTGGTCTGGGTGCCAACCTGCTGCTGATATCGATGTTTGCCCTGGCAGGAATCGGAATTGGGTTCGCTGTGGTGCCTTTTCAAATTTTGCTGCAGGAACAAACGCCTGAAGCGATGACTGGGCGTGTATTTGGGACTGTTGGCAGCGTCATGACAGCTAGCAATATTATGGGTCCTGTTGTAGGGGGATTTCTGGTCACATCGTTTGGTGTTATCCCGGCCTTTATATGTTCTAGCATTTTGATGACCCTCTTGGGATTGGTCTATGTATTAAAGCGCAGATCGAAAAAGATGGATGTAACGGTGGCGAGTGAGGCAGTGGCTGTAAGCGAATAGCATCATTGTGTCAGTACTTCATGGATATTAATTAGTTTGATAAAATTTAAACATTTTAATTTTAAAACGTTTGAGTAAACGGCTTCACGTTTAATGAGAAGCAGGCAGAAATCCCCAAATTACAACTAAACCTAGGGGAAAACTCATATGCCTTGTCCCACCAACGCAGCAGCGGAAAGGGGGTGAAGCAGCTTGAATGTAAAGTTAATAAGGTCGGCTCTTTTGTTTGGAGGCGTACCACTGGCCATCCTCGGATGGATGCTGATATTGGGTCTGGGAGCTACGCATGTCTATGCAGAGGATCAGTCATCAGCAGATAAACAGTCCACTCGATTATCACTGGATTTGTTATCCAGAGATGCAGATGACACGTTAAATCTAAGTCCTTCCGTATCGGTATCCACGCCTATTTTGGATATTGAGGTTCCTTCCATCCAAGCGAATGAGTCAACGGGCAAGCTCAGTGTATCCGAGCTGAAGGTGGACACACCGCTTGGATCGGCAGAAACTTCCGAGATTGGTATTGATGCCAAACAAGGAAAGGTTGAACTGCCTTCAGTACAAGCGGATACATCGGTACTAAAAGCTAATGTATCCGGTAGTGAGTTAGATCTGAATGCTGGCACGGCTTCCTTGCCTGGTGTTGCCGCAGAGGTACCAGAGGTCATTAAGGCAGAGACGTCTGCTGTAAAAACAGACCTTCGGCAGGGCAAGGTTGAACTGCCTTCCGTGAAGGTGGACGTGCCGGAAGTGACTTCCGTTGATGTCTCTTCAGCACAAGTAGATCTGACTCAAGGTAAAGTCCAGCTTCCTTCCGTTAAAACGGATGTTCCTGCCTTGGAAGTCTCAGCCGAGATGAATCCCGGAAAGGGAGCATTGGATATTCCGGTATTGAAACCAGAGGAGCCAAGTGTTACGCCTGAGCAGCATGTTTCAACACCGGAAGATACCTCGGTTGTCACTAACTCGAACGGTGAAGGACCGACTAAGGAAAAGGCGGCATCCGTAGATTCGGATTCTTCACAAAATGATGAAGGGCAGAATACCACACAGACTACAGGGCAAGTAATTCAGGATACAACCACATTAACAGAACAACCTGTGGTTCAGCAGGCTTCGCCTGTAGAGAAATCTAAGCTTGAGTCAGACTCCGATAGTAAGGTTGTCCTGATGGAGAATGATCCAATTTTTGTAGATCCGTTATCTGCCGCAGCTTCGGTCACTGATCAAGTTCAAGATCGGAATCATCCTGATGTGATTGTACAGAAGAATGCTTCCGATCATCGGTCTCCGTTACAGCCAAGTACAGAAAGACCAACCACATGGTCTGTGATGGCAACTTCAACTGTTCCTGGAGCAACGAATGCTTCTGCAAGTGGAAGTTCAGGTTCTTCTAGTCTAATCGGTAGCGGAGCAGCGGCTCCAGCAGCCGTGCTTCCTGGAGCAACGAATGGACTGGCTGGGTCAGATTCTGGTTTTGCATTCAGAATCGAAACCGTCGATGGTTTTAGTCAATGGTCACAAGCACCACCAGGCCGGCCGCCTCAATATACCTCTTTCTCTCAATTACAATGGCGTTAAGTCAACCAAAATCGAGAAGGAGTGTATATTATCATGAAAAAAGTGAATCGTTGGGTAAAATTGTCGGTGTTGTCGGGTACGTTGGTCGCTGGATTGCTGGGAGCTTCCCAAGCCACTTATGCGGATAGCTATAGCAGTAATTACAACAGTGGGAATCTGGATCTGAATGCAGGTTTACGTCTGGAGCTTGGATCCCTTCTGTCAGGAGAACATGATGGAAATGATGGAATCGACAATAACAGAGAGGGTTCTTCCAGTGCATCGAGTGCGCTCAACCTGGATTTGGGTCTGAATGCCGGCCTATCCTCAAAAAGTACAAGCCGTTACAATGATCATTCTTCCGATAAAACTGT contains:
- a CDS encoding aldehyde dehydrogenase family protein, producing MKKQHLFIGGKPTESVEYKALQAPYSGETLAEVSTASAEEAEAAITAAVKAGKEMRSMPAHRRADILYKLSALLEERKEEAARVIALEAAKPITAALAEVDRTVETYRFAAEEAKRLTGETVPLDAAKGGEGRIGYTMRQPLGVIGAITPFNFPMNLVAHKVGPALAAGNTIVLKPAEQTPLSAYYIANLLQEAGLPDGALNVVSGEGKTIGDVLVSDPRVAHITFTGSPAVGTSIRSQAGLKRVTLELGSNAAVIVDQDADLDKVVPRCVTGAFTYQGQVCISLQRIYVHSAIADEFIRRFAEAAKQVVTGDPLNPDTVVSALITAKDVQRTLEWIEEAKQAGATVAAGGEAEGGVLRPTVLVNVPRDAKVSCQEVFAPIVVINTVNSVQEGIDHVNDSIYGLQAGIFTNNIHTALHAADHIEAGGVMINDIPTFRVDHMPYGGVKQSGMGREGVKYAVEEMTELKFVMFNKN
- a CDS encoding GNAT family N-acetyltransferase: MYKSKGRIPELETARLRLRKMRRRDAAQMFAYWSDREVTRYMNLAPMIGTSEAADMIGLLNHMAGEEEAIRWGIELKETGRLIGSCGYNTWQLEGAFRGEIGYELGRDYWRHGYMTEVFSVMLPFGYETMGLNRIEALVDPRNAASGEFLINQGFTREGLLRQVQHTSTGFKDMVMYSLLYDEWLRKHRK
- a CDS encoding MFS transporter, yielding MEMTMKGQRGLKHNRPFVTLMVAQAISNLGDWLHLLAILTLVGIRWNATPWEITFTTLCAALPVLITGPFAGALADRMNRKWLMIAADGARVVIVAGFIFADQIWHVYILLILKSLFDVVFSPAKNRKLKEFVPHGQLAQAVSISSVIEQMSKIIGPALGGLLVAAFGITWCFVLDSASFLISGIILLWIPGKRVIQSARPSVQESKGEEIRGFSSREKGAFLRDTLEGVRMLASLPQVGSSLILLASAILFLQFADSQTVVLFRQLPGISSDLLGWCVGASGVGTLIAAMSVRKWKRAGHVLKMGLGTSITGLVIGAAGVVVGVWPHAGLGANLLLISMFALAGIGIGFAVVPFQILLQEQTPEAMTGRVFGTVGSVMTASNIMGPVVGGFLVTSFGVIPAFICSSILMTLLGLVYVLKRRSKKMDVTVASEAVAVSE
- a CDS encoding MarR family winged helix-turn-helix transcriptional regulator, which gives rise to MLELQEIGTERSLHLYRTLAKTFKSVNEHAVSGSKVHGFNPTAYGVLEVLYMKGAQPIQQVGAQLLLQSGNVTYVIDKLEQKGLLLRKHCPQDRRIIFVELTEEGHRTMDDIYPGYAHKIDRAVSGLSESDKTLLSELLERLALGADRLSANG
- a CDS encoding GAF domain-containing protein, with the translated sequence MFQAVSYEGTRSEQHTAVLGQLSALIRDEPSAIANLANAAALLNVFLTDTNWVGFYLYDGKELVLGPFQGLPACIRIPLGRGVCGTSAAERRTLVVDDVHAFPGHIACDAASNSEIVVPIIKDGELYGVLDIDSPIKNRFDDEDRIFLEQAVKLLTEQL
- a CDS encoding MerR family transcriptional regulator, which codes for MAYTMADVSGMSGISLIELSQYVKSGWLTPAFAGRDQNEVYYEKPELLKLQQILFCKELGVEQEEIGSMLQEDHRDIIHMMQQQRIQLLEKALHLHGLIQTLDKTISHLQGEYELEVRELYQGFVKKGHHNMLPDSTEAPNHEPVITNNWHPAQSEPAISYDGELKTKEDYLDSQEKIDRINRDLQRAIEDGLTPESPEVQHIIGRHLEWVKDYYTPTAEIYRDLGNLYVEHQNFRQMYDGYHPKLAEFLRDGMMIKAEQELA
- a CDS encoding MDR family MFS transporter, whose product is MKRSFILAGLLLATFLSAIEGTVIGPAGPTIVSELGSVQLLSWIFTAYLLTMAVSTPIFGKFSDLYGRKPVFLIGCALFLLGSLLCCFSQNMEQLIIFRAIQGIGAGAVVPVTFTIIGDIYRIEERGKIQGWISSVWGISSLAGPLLGGYFVDNLGWQWIFGFNVPFGLLAMWFVFRYLKEDISPRTAKIDYVGALTFTVGITALLFVLSAGGQYYAWSSPLILGLSAVAVVFMILFFVVEKRAQAPMVPLHLFRIRDIRVANIAGLLTSTLMIGLTSYLPLWVQGVRGGNATESGLLLAPMSVGWLIGSVLAGRLLMKIGSRLTALIGLTGIAIGSGGLFLVGGTSPQAVLFILTFIYGLGFGFAFTIFTIIAQSSVGYQERGSSTALHTFMRTLGQTIGAAVFGTWLNYRISKLSSEQHLADAGISERDLNELLAPHTDAAFSDDKWALLRNVLEGSLHSLFVIMFVIAIVSWLTTLALRKRLIVPEEAEAGAEMPKQAKVAGK